In Vibrio lentus, a single genomic region encodes these proteins:
- the ruvC gene encoding crossover junction endodeoxyribonuclease RuvC, whose protein sequence is MSIILGIDPGSRITGYGVIRQNGRHLYYLGSGCIRTSEKELPGRLKQIYAGVSEIITQFQPDVFAIEQVFMAKNADSALKLGQARGSAIVAAVNADLPVHEYAARLIKQAVTGNGGADKSMVQNMVMSMLKLPAKPQADAADALGVAITHANTNKTLVALAGKATGARKGRYR, encoded by the coding sequence ATGTCTATTATCTTAGGGATTGACCCTGGCTCTCGTATTACCGGCTATGGCGTGATTCGTCAAAATGGTCGCCATCTATATTACTTAGGTAGCGGTTGTATTCGTACCTCTGAAAAAGAACTGCCAGGTCGCTTAAAGCAAATCTATGCGGGCGTGAGTGAGATCATTACTCAGTTTCAGCCTGATGTGTTTGCGATCGAACAAGTGTTCATGGCGAAGAATGCCGATTCAGCACTTAAACTTGGCCAAGCTCGTGGTAGTGCGATTGTAGCTGCGGTGAATGCAGACTTGCCTGTACATGAATATGCGGCTCGTTTGATCAAACAAGCAGTGACAGGTAACGGTGGCGCTGATAAGTCTATGGTTCAGAATATGGTGATGAGCATGCTCAAACTACCCGCTAAGCCACAAGCCGACGCAGCCGATGCGCTAGGCGTAGCGATCACTCACGCTAACACCAATAAAACCTTGGTCGCACTTGCAGGTAAAGCAACAGGAGCAAGAAAAGGGCGTTACCGTTAA